One stretch of Apis cerana isolate GH-2021 linkage group LG8, AcerK_1.0, whole genome shotgun sequence DNA includes these proteins:
- the LOC107999987 gene encoding macoilin-1 isoform X6, translating to MKRRNVECGKLRRPLKRNKLTEGIYGSTLLYLKFLLLWAMVILADFILEFRFEFLWPFWLLLRSVYDSFKYQGLAFSVFFICIALTSDMICFFFIPVHWLFFAASTYVWVQYVWHTDKGVCLPTVMLWLLFLYIEAAVRLRDLRHMPFHLDLCRPFAAHCIGYPVVTLGFGFKSYIGYRMRQRKQKDVAKENEFYLQLLQQALPLEQQTSTTIQPIQVPSQSHITTLEQHVKSQNNKLNSQCNPSPEKSRGNSSNSVETGIQNGSLHIDKGEKQEEQHNKHNVTNLSQSDKNDKKFIHTNGNTINHNDIQFIERVGSVNDFDTNEIEKDKFIKSGNCGHTLKSQTNGSVTGKWNNIKENRESSSTINNQRERKTRQLKVTVDNITEQQKQQDEYCQRLLMCRRLEADIKRLKSDLQSSRQLEQELRSQISSLQNGERQAKGDIQQLQHDNDQLQSKLHGLVTARQLDKQTMSSLEKRIAEERKQRTACEASLVSERRARRAAEEARIPPPPPPLVRQECTDTCKSRRTQMEQDLKNLRRELKTKEDRCNTLEKDISRCKENHKESEILLGALNALQDKTAHLEDSLSAETRIKLDLFSALGEAKRQLEIRESLIRSQEKEIEILKAKIAQDLAVMPQDTFGPAPTCTTSKLRLNNEVRVTGTKIRSNESPCPGCTVSNLDPNATAYTPKNSLIASTEA from the exons ATGAAGAGAAGAAATGTCGAGTGCGGTAAGCTTCGGAGGCCCTTGAAACGCAACAAGCTCACCGAGGGAATCTACGGAAG tacattactttatttaaaatttcttctactATGGGCCATGGTAATTTTGGCAGACTTCATTTTAGAAtttcgatttgaatttttatggcCATTTTGGTTACTACTCAGAAGTGTTTacgattcttttaaatatcaagGCTTG gcCTTctctgtattttttatttgtattgctCTTACATCAGATatgatttgtttctttttcatacCAGTACATTGGTTATTTTTTGCTGCTAGCACTTATGTTTGGGTACAATATGTTTGGCATAcag ATAAAGGTGTATGCCTACCAACTGTGATGTTATGGTtactatttctatatatagaaGCAGCAGTTCGATTAAGAGATTTACGACATATGCCCTTTCATTTGGATCTCTGTCGACCATTTGCAGCACattg cattGGTTATCCTGTAGTTACATTAGGTTTTGGCTTTAAGAGCTACATCGGCTACAGAATGAGACAG aggaAGCAAAAAGATGTAGCAAAGGAAAATGAATTCTATTTACAACTATTGCAGCAAGCACTGCCTTTAGAGCAACAAACCTCTACTACAATACAACCAATACAAGTTCCATCACAATCTCATATTACTACATTAGAACAACATGttaaatcacaaaataataaattaaattcacaatGTAATCCAAGTCCTGAAAAAAGTAGAG gaaACAGTAGTAATTCCGTAGAAACAGGTATACAAAATGGCAGTTTGCATATAG ATAAAGGTGAGAAACAAGAAGAACAACACAATAAGCATAATGTAACAAATTTATCACAAtctgataaaaatgataaaaaatttatacatacaaatGGAAATACTATTAATCACAATGACATACAATTCATTGAAAGAGTTGG ATCTGTCAATGATTTTGatacaaatgaaatagaaaaagataaatttattaaaagcggAAATTGTGGTCATACATTAAAATCACAGACTAATGGTTCTGTAACaggaaaatggaataatataaaagaaaatcgagaatCATCTTCGACTATTAATAATCAACGTGAGCGAAAAACTCGTCAACTTAAAGTCACAGTTGATAATATAACTGAACAGCAAAAACAACAAGATGAATATTGCCAaag gTTACTGATGTGTCGCAGGCTTGAAGCTGACATAAAACGTTTGAAATCAGATCTGCAATCCAGTCGACAACTGGAACAAGAACTTCGTTCTCAAATAAGTTCCTTACAAAATGGAGAACGCCAAGCTAAGGGTGATATACAACAACTTCAACATGATAATGATCAATTACAAAGCAA ATTACATGGATTAGTAACAGCTCGTCAATTAGATAAACAAACAATGTCGTCGTTGGAAAAACGAATTgctgaagaaagaaaacaacgTACTGCTTGTGAAGCATCTTTGGTTTCTGAGAGGCGAGCACGACGAGCTGCAGAAGAAGCACGAATCCCGCCTCCGCCGCCGCCACTTGTTAGACAAGAATGTACAGATACTTGTAAAAGTCGCAGAACACAAATGGAACAAGATCTCAAAAATTTACGACGAGAGCTTAAAACGAAAGAAGATag atGCAATACactagaaaaagatatatcgcgTTGTAAGGAAAATCACAAAGAATCTGAAATTTTACTTGGTGCATTAAATGCGCTACAAGATAAAACTGCGCATTTAGAAGATAGTTTAAGTGCAGAAACGCGTATAaaacttgatttattttctGCACTTGGTGAAGCTAAACGACAATTAGAAATCAGAGaaa GTTTAATTAGATCTcaagaaaaggaaattgaaatattaaaagcaaaaatagCCCAAGATTTAGCTGTGATGCCACAAGATACATTTGGACCTGCGCCAACATGCACGACATCTAAGCttcgattaaataatgaagTACGAGTTACAGGTACAAAAATACGTTCAAATGAAAGTCCCTGTCCAGGGTGTACAGTGTCAAATTTGGATCCAAATGCGACAGCGTATACACCCAAAAATTCCCTAATAGCATCTACCGAAGcttga
- the LOC107999987 gene encoding macoilin isoform X3 codes for MKRRNVECGKLRRPLKRNKLTEGIYGSTLLYLKFLLLWAMVILADFILEFRFEFLWPFWLLLRSVYDSFKYQGLAFSVFFICIALTSDMICFFFIPVHWLFFAASTYVWVQYVWHTDKGVCLPTVMLWLLFLYIEAAVRLRDLRHMPFHLDLCRPFAAHCIGYPVVTLGFGFKSYIGYRMRQRKQKDVAKENEFYLQLLQQALPLEQQTSTTIQPIQVPSQSHITTLEQHVKSQNNKLNSQCNPSPEKSRGRNSSNSVETGIQNGSLHIGTQITSTNQNVTTKNNHRKSLDKGEKQEEQHNKHNVTNLSQSDKNDKKFIHTNGNTINHNDIQFIERVGSVNDFDTNEIEKDKFIKSGNCGHTLKSQTNGSVTGKWNNIKENRESSSTINNQRERKTRQLKVTVDNITEQQKQQDEYCQRLEADIKRLKSDLQSSRQLEQELRSQISSLQNGERQAKGDIQQLQHDNDQLQSKLHGLVTARQLDKQTMSSLEKRIAEERKQRTACEASLVSERRARRAAEEARIPPPPPPLVRQECTDTCKSRRTQMEQDLKNLRRELKTKEDRCNTLEKDISRCKENHKESEILLGALNALQDKTAHLEDSLSAETRIKLDLFSALGEAKRQLEIRESLIRSQEKEIEILKAKIAQDLAVMPQDTFGPAPTCTTSKLRLNNEVRVTGTKIRSNESPCPGCTVSNLDPNATAYTPKNSLIASTEA; via the exons ATGAAGAGAAGAAATGTCGAGTGCGGTAAGCTTCGGAGGCCCTTGAAACGCAACAAGCTCACCGAGGGAATCTACGGAAG tacattactttatttaaaatttcttctactATGGGCCATGGTAATTTTGGCAGACTTCATTTTAGAAtttcgatttgaatttttatggcCATTTTGGTTACTACTCAGAAGTGTTTacgattcttttaaatatcaagGCTTG gcCTTctctgtattttttatttgtattgctCTTACATCAGATatgatttgtttctttttcatacCAGTACATTGGTTATTTTTTGCTGCTAGCACTTATGTTTGGGTACAATATGTTTGGCATAcag ATAAAGGTGTATGCCTACCAACTGTGATGTTATGGTtactatttctatatatagaaGCAGCAGTTCGATTAAGAGATTTACGACATATGCCCTTTCATTTGGATCTCTGTCGACCATTTGCAGCACattg cattGGTTATCCTGTAGTTACATTAGGTTTTGGCTTTAAGAGCTACATCGGCTACAGAATGAGACAG aggaAGCAAAAAGATGTAGCAAAGGAAAATGAATTCTATTTACAACTATTGCAGCAAGCACTGCCTTTAGAGCAACAAACCTCTACTACAATACAACCAATACAAGTTCCATCACAATCTCATATTACTACATTAGAACAACATGttaaatcacaaaataataaattaaattcacaatGTAATCCAAGTCCTGAAAAAAGTAGAGGta gaaACAGTAGTAATTCCGTAGAAACAGGTATACAAAATGGCAGTTTGCATATAGGTACACAAATTACATCAACAAATCAAAATGtaacaacaaaaaataatcacaGAAAATCCTTAGATAAAGGTGAGAAACAAGAAGAACAACACAATAAGCATAATGTAACAAATTTATCACAAtctgataaaaatgataaaaaatttatacatacaaatGGAAATACTATTAATCACAATGACATACAATTCATTGAAAGAGTTGG ATCTGTCAATGATTTTGatacaaatgaaatagaaaaagataaatttattaaaagcggAAATTGTGGTCATACATTAAAATCACAGACTAATGGTTCTGTAACaggaaaatggaataatataaaagaaaatcgagaatCATCTTCGACTATTAATAATCAACGTGAGCGAAAAACTCGTCAACTTAAAGTCACAGTTGATAATATAACTGAACAGCAAAAACAACAAGATGAATATTGCCAaag GCTTGAAGCTGACATAAAACGTTTGAAATCAGATCTGCAATCCAGTCGACAACTGGAACAAGAACTTCGTTCTCAAATAAGTTCCTTACAAAATGGAGAACGCCAAGCTAAGGGTGATATACAACAACTTCAACATGATAATGATCAATTACAAAGCAA ATTACATGGATTAGTAACAGCTCGTCAATTAGATAAACAAACAATGTCGTCGTTGGAAAAACGAATTgctgaagaaagaaaacaacgTACTGCTTGTGAAGCATCTTTGGTTTCTGAGAGGCGAGCACGACGAGCTGCAGAAGAAGCACGAATCCCGCCTCCGCCGCCGCCACTTGTTAGACAAGAATGTACAGATACTTGTAAAAGTCGCAGAACACAAATGGAACAAGATCTCAAAAATTTACGACGAGAGCTTAAAACGAAAGAAGATag atGCAATACactagaaaaagatatatcgcgTTGTAAGGAAAATCACAAAGAATCTGAAATTTTACTTGGTGCATTAAATGCGCTACAAGATAAAACTGCGCATTTAGAAGATAGTTTAAGTGCAGAAACGCGTATAaaacttgatttattttctGCACTTGGTGAAGCTAAACGACAATTAGAAATCAGAGaaa GTTTAATTAGATCTcaagaaaaggaaattgaaatattaaaagcaaaaatagCCCAAGATTTAGCTGTGATGCCACAAGATACATTTGGACCTGCGCCAACATGCACGACATCTAAGCttcgattaaataatgaagTACGAGTTACAGGTACAAAAATACGTTCAAATGAAAGTCCCTGTCCAGGGTGTACAGTGTCAAATTTGGATCCAAATGCGACAGCGTATACACCCAAAAATTCCCTAATAGCATCTACCGAAGcttga
- the LOC107999987 gene encoding macoilin isoform X1 — protein sequence MKRRNVECGKLRRPLKRNKLTEGIYGSTLLYLKFLLLWAMVILADFILEFRFEFLWPFWLLLRSVYDSFKYQGLAFSVFFICIALTSDMICFFFIPVHWLFFAASTYVWVQYVWHTDKGVCLPTVMLWLLFLYIEAAVRLRDLRHMPFHLDLCRPFAAHCIGYPVVTLGFGFKSYIGYRMRQRKQKDVAKENEFYLQLLQQALPLEQQTSTTIQPIQVPSQSHITTLEQHVKSQNNKLNSQCNPSPEKSRGRNSSNSVETGIQNGSLHIGTQITSTNQNVTTKNNHRKSLDKGEKQEEQHNKHNVTNLSQSDKNDKKFIHTNGNTINHNDIQFIERVGSVNDFDTNEIEKDKFIKSGNCGHTLKSQTNGSVTGKWNNIKENRESSSTINNQRERKTRQLKVTVDNITEQQKQQDEYCQRLLMCRRLEADIKRLKSDLQSSRQLEQELRSQISSLQNGERQAKGDIQQLQHDNDQLQSKLHGLVTARQLDKQTMSSLEKRIAEERKQRTACEASLVSERRARRAAEEARIPPPPPPLVRQECTDTCKSRRTQMEQDLKNLRRELKTKEDRCNTLEKDISRCKENHKESEILLGALNALQDKTAHLEDSLSAETRIKLDLFSALGEAKRQLEIRESLIRSQEKEIEILKAKIAQDLAVMPQDTFGPAPTCTTSKLRLNNEVRVTGTKIRSNESPCPGCTVSNLDPNATAYTPKNSLIASTEA from the exons ATGAAGAGAAGAAATGTCGAGTGCGGTAAGCTTCGGAGGCCCTTGAAACGCAACAAGCTCACCGAGGGAATCTACGGAAG tacattactttatttaaaatttcttctactATGGGCCATGGTAATTTTGGCAGACTTCATTTTAGAAtttcgatttgaatttttatggcCATTTTGGTTACTACTCAGAAGTGTTTacgattcttttaaatatcaagGCTTG gcCTTctctgtattttttatttgtattgctCTTACATCAGATatgatttgtttctttttcatacCAGTACATTGGTTATTTTTTGCTGCTAGCACTTATGTTTGGGTACAATATGTTTGGCATAcag ATAAAGGTGTATGCCTACCAACTGTGATGTTATGGTtactatttctatatatagaaGCAGCAGTTCGATTAAGAGATTTACGACATATGCCCTTTCATTTGGATCTCTGTCGACCATTTGCAGCACattg cattGGTTATCCTGTAGTTACATTAGGTTTTGGCTTTAAGAGCTACATCGGCTACAGAATGAGACAG aggaAGCAAAAAGATGTAGCAAAGGAAAATGAATTCTATTTACAACTATTGCAGCAAGCACTGCCTTTAGAGCAACAAACCTCTACTACAATACAACCAATACAAGTTCCATCACAATCTCATATTACTACATTAGAACAACATGttaaatcacaaaataataaattaaattcacaatGTAATCCAAGTCCTGAAAAAAGTAGAGGta gaaACAGTAGTAATTCCGTAGAAACAGGTATACAAAATGGCAGTTTGCATATAGGTACACAAATTACATCAACAAATCAAAATGtaacaacaaaaaataatcacaGAAAATCCTTAGATAAAGGTGAGAAACAAGAAGAACAACACAATAAGCATAATGTAACAAATTTATCACAAtctgataaaaatgataaaaaatttatacatacaaatGGAAATACTATTAATCACAATGACATACAATTCATTGAAAGAGTTGG ATCTGTCAATGATTTTGatacaaatgaaatagaaaaagataaatttattaaaagcggAAATTGTGGTCATACATTAAAATCACAGACTAATGGTTCTGTAACaggaaaatggaataatataaaagaaaatcgagaatCATCTTCGACTATTAATAATCAACGTGAGCGAAAAACTCGTCAACTTAAAGTCACAGTTGATAATATAACTGAACAGCAAAAACAACAAGATGAATATTGCCAaag gTTACTGATGTGTCGCAGGCTTGAAGCTGACATAAAACGTTTGAAATCAGATCTGCAATCCAGTCGACAACTGGAACAAGAACTTCGTTCTCAAATAAGTTCCTTACAAAATGGAGAACGCCAAGCTAAGGGTGATATACAACAACTTCAACATGATAATGATCAATTACAAAGCAA ATTACATGGATTAGTAACAGCTCGTCAATTAGATAAACAAACAATGTCGTCGTTGGAAAAACGAATTgctgaagaaagaaaacaacgTACTGCTTGTGAAGCATCTTTGGTTTCTGAGAGGCGAGCACGACGAGCTGCAGAAGAAGCACGAATCCCGCCTCCGCCGCCGCCACTTGTTAGACAAGAATGTACAGATACTTGTAAAAGTCGCAGAACACAAATGGAACAAGATCTCAAAAATTTACGACGAGAGCTTAAAACGAAAGAAGATag atGCAATACactagaaaaagatatatcgcgTTGTAAGGAAAATCACAAAGAATCTGAAATTTTACTTGGTGCATTAAATGCGCTACAAGATAAAACTGCGCATTTAGAAGATAGTTTAAGTGCAGAAACGCGTATAaaacttgatttattttctGCACTTGGTGAAGCTAAACGACAATTAGAAATCAGAGaaa GTTTAATTAGATCTcaagaaaaggaaattgaaatattaaaagcaaaaatagCCCAAGATTTAGCTGTGATGCCACAAGATACATTTGGACCTGCGCCAACATGCACGACATCTAAGCttcgattaaataatgaagTACGAGTTACAGGTACAAAAATACGTTCAAATGAAAGTCCCTGTCCAGGGTGTACAGTGTCAAATTTGGATCCAAATGCGACAGCGTATACACCCAAAAATTCCCTAATAGCATCTACCGAAGcttga
- the LOC107999987 gene encoding macoilin-1 isoform X7, which translates to MKRRNVECGKLRRPLKRNKLTEGIYGSTLLYLKFLLLWAMVILADFILEFRFEFLWPFWLLLRSVYDSFKYQGLAFSVFFICIALTSDMICFFFIPVHWLFFAASTYVWVQYVWHTDKGVCLPTVMLWLLFLYIEAAVRLRDLRHMPFHLDLCRPFAAHCIGYPVVTLGFGFKSYIGYRMRQRKQKDVAKENEFYLQLLQQALPLEQQTSTTIQPIQVPSQSHITTLEQHVKSQNNKLNSQCNPSPEKSRGNSSNSVETGIQNGSLHIDKGEKQEEQHNKHNVTNLSQSDKNDKKFIHTNGNTINHNDIQFIERVGSVNDFDTNEIEKDKFIKSGNCGHTLKSQTNGSVTGKWNNIKENRESSSTINNQRERKTRQLKVTVDNITEQQKQQDEYCQRLEADIKRLKSDLQSSRQLEQELRSQISSLQNGERQAKGDIQQLQHDNDQLQSKLHGLVTARQLDKQTMSSLEKRIAEERKQRTACEASLVSERRARRAAEEARIPPPPPPLVRQECTDTCKSRRTQMEQDLKNLRRELKTKEDRCNTLEKDISRCKENHKESEILLGALNALQDKTAHLEDSLSAETRIKLDLFSALGEAKRQLEIRESLIRSQEKEIEILKAKIAQDLAVMPQDTFGPAPTCTTSKLRLNNEVRVTGTKIRSNESPCPGCTVSNLDPNATAYTPKNSLIASTEA; encoded by the exons ATGAAGAGAAGAAATGTCGAGTGCGGTAAGCTTCGGAGGCCCTTGAAACGCAACAAGCTCACCGAGGGAATCTACGGAAG tacattactttatttaaaatttcttctactATGGGCCATGGTAATTTTGGCAGACTTCATTTTAGAAtttcgatttgaatttttatggcCATTTTGGTTACTACTCAGAAGTGTTTacgattcttttaaatatcaagGCTTG gcCTTctctgtattttttatttgtattgctCTTACATCAGATatgatttgtttctttttcatacCAGTACATTGGTTATTTTTTGCTGCTAGCACTTATGTTTGGGTACAATATGTTTGGCATAcag ATAAAGGTGTATGCCTACCAACTGTGATGTTATGGTtactatttctatatatagaaGCAGCAGTTCGATTAAGAGATTTACGACATATGCCCTTTCATTTGGATCTCTGTCGACCATTTGCAGCACattg cattGGTTATCCTGTAGTTACATTAGGTTTTGGCTTTAAGAGCTACATCGGCTACAGAATGAGACAG aggaAGCAAAAAGATGTAGCAAAGGAAAATGAATTCTATTTACAACTATTGCAGCAAGCACTGCCTTTAGAGCAACAAACCTCTACTACAATACAACCAATACAAGTTCCATCACAATCTCATATTACTACATTAGAACAACATGttaaatcacaaaataataaattaaattcacaatGTAATCCAAGTCCTGAAAAAAGTAGAG gaaACAGTAGTAATTCCGTAGAAACAGGTATACAAAATGGCAGTTTGCATATAG ATAAAGGTGAGAAACAAGAAGAACAACACAATAAGCATAATGTAACAAATTTATCACAAtctgataaaaatgataaaaaatttatacatacaaatGGAAATACTATTAATCACAATGACATACAATTCATTGAAAGAGTTGG ATCTGTCAATGATTTTGatacaaatgaaatagaaaaagataaatttattaaaagcggAAATTGTGGTCATACATTAAAATCACAGACTAATGGTTCTGTAACaggaaaatggaataatataaaagaaaatcgagaatCATCTTCGACTATTAATAATCAACGTGAGCGAAAAACTCGTCAACTTAAAGTCACAGTTGATAATATAACTGAACAGCAAAAACAACAAGATGAATATTGCCAaag GCTTGAAGCTGACATAAAACGTTTGAAATCAGATCTGCAATCCAGTCGACAACTGGAACAAGAACTTCGTTCTCAAATAAGTTCCTTACAAAATGGAGAACGCCAAGCTAAGGGTGATATACAACAACTTCAACATGATAATGATCAATTACAAAGCAA ATTACATGGATTAGTAACAGCTCGTCAATTAGATAAACAAACAATGTCGTCGTTGGAAAAACGAATTgctgaagaaagaaaacaacgTACTGCTTGTGAAGCATCTTTGGTTTCTGAGAGGCGAGCACGACGAGCTGCAGAAGAAGCACGAATCCCGCCTCCGCCGCCGCCACTTGTTAGACAAGAATGTACAGATACTTGTAAAAGTCGCAGAACACAAATGGAACAAGATCTCAAAAATTTACGACGAGAGCTTAAAACGAAAGAAGATag atGCAATACactagaaaaagatatatcgcgTTGTAAGGAAAATCACAAAGAATCTGAAATTTTACTTGGTGCATTAAATGCGCTACAAGATAAAACTGCGCATTTAGAAGATAGTTTAAGTGCAGAAACGCGTATAaaacttgatttattttctGCACTTGGTGAAGCTAAACGACAATTAGAAATCAGAGaaa GTTTAATTAGATCTcaagaaaaggaaattgaaatattaaaagcaaaaatagCCCAAGATTTAGCTGTGATGCCACAAGATACATTTGGACCTGCGCCAACATGCACGACATCTAAGCttcgattaaataatgaagTACGAGTTACAGGTACAAAAATACGTTCAAATGAAAGTCCCTGTCCAGGGTGTACAGTGTCAAATTTGGATCCAAATGCGACAGCGTATACACCCAAAAATTCCCTAATAGCATCTACCGAAGcttga
- the LOC107999987 gene encoding macoilin isoform X4, giving the protein MKRRNVECGKLRRPLKRNKLTEGIYGSTLLYLKFLLLWAMVILADFILEFRFEFLWPFWLLLRSVYDSFKYQGLAFSVFFICIALTSDMICFFFIPVHWLFFAASTYVWVQYVWHTDKGVCLPTVMLWLLFLYIEAAVRLRDLRHMPFHLDLCRPFAAHCIGYPVVTLGFGFKSYIGYRMRQRKQKDVAKENEFYLQLLQQALPLEQQTSTTIQPIQVPSQSHITTLEQHVKSQNNKLNSQCNPSPEKSRGNSSNSVETGIQNGSLHIGTQITSTNQNVTTKNNHRKSLDKGEKQEEQHNKHNVTNLSQSDKNDKKFIHTNGNTINHNDIQFIERVGSVNDFDTNEIEKDKFIKSGNCGHTLKSQTNGSVTGKWNNIKENRESSSTINNQRERKTRQLKVTVDNITEQQKQQDEYCQRLEADIKRLKSDLQSSRQLEQELRSQISSLQNGERQAKGDIQQLQHDNDQLQSKLHGLVTARQLDKQTMSSLEKRIAEERKQRTACEASLVSERRARRAAEEARIPPPPPPLVRQECTDTCKSRRTQMEQDLKNLRRELKTKEDRCNTLEKDISRCKENHKESEILLGALNALQDKTAHLEDSLSAETRIKLDLFSALGEAKRQLEIRESLIRSQEKEIEILKAKIAQDLAVMPQDTFGPAPTCTTSKLRLNNEVRVTGTKIRSNESPCPGCTVSNLDPNATAYTPKNSLIASTEA; this is encoded by the exons ATGAAGAGAAGAAATGTCGAGTGCGGTAAGCTTCGGAGGCCCTTGAAACGCAACAAGCTCACCGAGGGAATCTACGGAAG tacattactttatttaaaatttcttctactATGGGCCATGGTAATTTTGGCAGACTTCATTTTAGAAtttcgatttgaatttttatggcCATTTTGGTTACTACTCAGAAGTGTTTacgattcttttaaatatcaagGCTTG gcCTTctctgtattttttatttgtattgctCTTACATCAGATatgatttgtttctttttcatacCAGTACATTGGTTATTTTTTGCTGCTAGCACTTATGTTTGGGTACAATATGTTTGGCATAcag ATAAAGGTGTATGCCTACCAACTGTGATGTTATGGTtactatttctatatatagaaGCAGCAGTTCGATTAAGAGATTTACGACATATGCCCTTTCATTTGGATCTCTGTCGACCATTTGCAGCACattg cattGGTTATCCTGTAGTTACATTAGGTTTTGGCTTTAAGAGCTACATCGGCTACAGAATGAGACAG aggaAGCAAAAAGATGTAGCAAAGGAAAATGAATTCTATTTACAACTATTGCAGCAAGCACTGCCTTTAGAGCAACAAACCTCTACTACAATACAACCAATACAAGTTCCATCACAATCTCATATTACTACATTAGAACAACATGttaaatcacaaaataataaattaaattcacaatGTAATCCAAGTCCTGAAAAAAGTAGAG gaaACAGTAGTAATTCCGTAGAAACAGGTATACAAAATGGCAGTTTGCATATAGGTACACAAATTACATCAACAAATCAAAATGtaacaacaaaaaataatcacaGAAAATCCTTAGATAAAGGTGAGAAACAAGAAGAACAACACAATAAGCATAATGTAACAAATTTATCACAAtctgataaaaatgataaaaaatttatacatacaaatGGAAATACTATTAATCACAATGACATACAATTCATTGAAAGAGTTGG ATCTGTCAATGATTTTGatacaaatgaaatagaaaaagataaatttattaaaagcggAAATTGTGGTCATACATTAAAATCACAGACTAATGGTTCTGTAACaggaaaatggaataatataaaagaaaatcgagaatCATCTTCGACTATTAATAATCAACGTGAGCGAAAAACTCGTCAACTTAAAGTCACAGTTGATAATATAACTGAACAGCAAAAACAACAAGATGAATATTGCCAaag GCTTGAAGCTGACATAAAACGTTTGAAATCAGATCTGCAATCCAGTCGACAACTGGAACAAGAACTTCGTTCTCAAATAAGTTCCTTACAAAATGGAGAACGCCAAGCTAAGGGTGATATACAACAACTTCAACATGATAATGATCAATTACAAAGCAA ATTACATGGATTAGTAACAGCTCGTCAATTAGATAAACAAACAATGTCGTCGTTGGAAAAACGAATTgctgaagaaagaaaacaacgTACTGCTTGTGAAGCATCTTTGGTTTCTGAGAGGCGAGCACGACGAGCTGCAGAAGAAGCACGAATCCCGCCTCCGCCGCCGCCACTTGTTAGACAAGAATGTACAGATACTTGTAAAAGTCGCAGAACACAAATGGAACAAGATCTCAAAAATTTACGACGAGAGCTTAAAACGAAAGAAGATag atGCAATACactagaaaaagatatatcgcgTTGTAAGGAAAATCACAAAGAATCTGAAATTTTACTTGGTGCATTAAATGCGCTACAAGATAAAACTGCGCATTTAGAAGATAGTTTAAGTGCAGAAACGCGTATAaaacttgatttattttctGCACTTGGTGAAGCTAAACGACAATTAGAAATCAGAGaaa GTTTAATTAGATCTcaagaaaaggaaattgaaatattaaaagcaaaaatagCCCAAGATTTAGCTGTGATGCCACAAGATACATTTGGACCTGCGCCAACATGCACGACATCTAAGCttcgattaaataatgaagTACGAGTTACAGGTACAAAAATACGTTCAAATGAAAGTCCCTGTCCAGGGTGTACAGTGTCAAATTTGGATCCAAATGCGACAGCGTATACACCCAAAAATTCCCTAATAGCATCTACCGAAGcttga